A genomic stretch from Thauera sp. GDN1 includes:
- a CDS encoding TonB-dependent receptor: protein MPRANPDLHLLGRRTPRASRLAQLVRIAFPGALAGLAGMAAAQDAAPPSDSAVTLNPVVVTGSRVETGSFDLPYSVDAVDMRTNQAGNLGVNASEALAGVPGLVIQNRQNYAQDLQISIRGFGARAAFGVRGVKLIADGIPATNPDGQGQAATFNLDTAERIEVMRGPFSTVYGNHAGGVIQLFSRKGEGEPRIRASVLGGSWGTTKFGLGAEGEKDGIGFVLDASRFDTDGYRDHSKTRRDQGFAKLTLNPDEDSTLTLVANGLRQPETEDPLGIDWDTYQRDPRAVDDAALEYDTRKSIHHLQGGATYERRFGSDRLQMSAYTGRRSVTQYQSIPDFVQIPTTKNPERANHAGGVVDFDRDFYGLGARWIAERTIGLGELTLTAGVDYDRSEDDRRGYENFIGPTLGVKGQLRRNEIDTVTSIDPYLQAMLKSGPWQWSLGVRHSRVSFKVEDKYIVGINGDDSGNVRFSETTPAIGVVYALSPALNVYASAGKGFETPTLNELSYGSDGKFNFNLKPSTSRQVEVGTKAIVGDNTRVNAALFHIETDDEIVVAGASGGRTSYQNAGRTLRQGVELAAESEFTRNLTGRAALTWMKAEYDEAFVSRGTTIPSGNRIPGVPQFAAYAELAWEPVADVTLAGEAVHRGKVHVSDTNTEPPAPAYTLFNLRLSAEQQQGPWTFGQLLRVDNLFDRKHIGSVIVGDTNGRFYEPGLERSLYAGVNASYRF, encoded by the coding sequence ATGCCCCGCGCCAACCCCGACCTCCATCTCCTCGGCCGCAGGACCCCGCGCGCGAGCCGGCTTGCGCAGCTCGTGCGCATCGCCTTCCCCGGCGCGCTGGCGGGCCTCGCCGGCATGGCGGCGGCGCAGGACGCCGCGCCCCCCAGTGACAGCGCCGTCACGCTCAACCCGGTCGTCGTCACCGGCAGCCGGGTCGAGACCGGCAGCTTCGACCTGCCCTATTCGGTGGATGCGGTGGACATGCGCACCAACCAGGCGGGCAACCTCGGCGTCAATGCCTCCGAGGCACTCGCCGGCGTGCCCGGCCTGGTGATCCAGAACCGCCAGAACTACGCCCAGGACCTGCAGATCTCGATCCGCGGCTTCGGCGCGCGCGCGGCCTTCGGCGTGCGCGGCGTCAAGCTCATCGCCGACGGCATCCCCGCCACCAACCCCGACGGCCAGGGTCAGGCCGCGACCTTCAACCTCGACACCGCCGAGCGCATCGAGGTCATGCGCGGGCCCTTCTCCACCGTGTACGGAAACCATGCCGGCGGCGTGATCCAGCTCTTCTCGCGCAAGGGCGAGGGCGAGCCGCGAATCCGCGCCAGCGTGCTCGGCGGCAGCTGGGGGACGACCAAGTTCGGCCTCGGCGCCGAGGGCGAGAAGGACGGCATCGGCTTCGTGCTCGACGCCTCGCGCTTCGACACCGACGGCTACCGCGACCACAGCAAGACCCGCCGCGACCAGGGCTTCGCCAAACTGACGCTGAACCCGGACGAGGACAGCACGCTGACGCTGGTGGCGAACGGCCTGCGGCAGCCGGAGACGGAGGATCCGCTGGGGATCGACTGGGACACGTACCAGCGCGATCCGCGTGCAGTGGACGACGCCGCGCTCGAATACGACACGCGCAAGAGCATCCACCACCTGCAGGGCGGCGCGACCTACGAGCGCCGCTTCGGCAGCGACCGCCTGCAGATGTCGGCCTACACCGGCCGGCGCAGCGTCACCCAGTACCAGTCGATCCCCGACTTCGTGCAGATTCCGACGACGAAGAATCCCGAGCGCGCGAACCACGCCGGAGGGGTCGTCGACTTCGACCGCGATTTCTACGGTCTGGGCGCACGCTGGATCGCCGAGCGCACGATTGGCCTGGGCGAGCTGACGCTGACTGCCGGTGTCGACTACGATCGCTCCGAAGACGACCGTCGCGGTTACGAGAACTTCATCGGCCCGACGCTGGGGGTCAAGGGCCAGTTGCGTCGCAACGAGATCGACACCGTCACCAGCATCGACCCCTACCTGCAGGCGATGCTGAAGTCCGGCCCGTGGCAATGGTCGCTCGGCGTACGACACTCGCGCGTCTCGTTCAAGGTCGAGGACAAGTACATCGTCGGCATCAACGGCGACGACAGCGGCAACGTGCGCTTCAGCGAGACCACCCCGGCCATCGGCGTCGTCTATGCGCTCAGCCCGGCCTTGAACGTTTATGCCAGCGCCGGCAAGGGCTTCGAAACCCCGACGCTCAACGAGCTCTCCTACGGGTCCGACGGCAAATTCAACTTCAACCTCAAGCCCTCCACCAGCCGGCAGGTCGAGGTGGGCACCAAGGCCATCGTCGGCGACAACACCCGAGTCAATGCCGCGCTGTTCCATATCGAAACGGACGATGAAATCGTCGTCGCCGGCGCCAGCGGCGGGCGTACCAGCTACCAGAATGCCGGCCGTACGCTGCGACAAGGCGTGGAACTCGCCGCCGAGTCCGAATTCACCCGGAACCTGACCGGACGTGCCGCACTGACGTGGATGAAAGCCGAGTACGACGAGGCCTTCGTCAGTCGCGGCACGACCATTCCTTCGGGCAACCGCATTCCCGGCGTCCCGCAGTTCGCAGCCTATGCGGAACTGGCCTGGGAGCCGGTCGCCGATGTGACGCTGGCCGGCGAGGCGGTCCATCGCGGCAAGGTGCACGTGAGCGATACCAACACGGAGCCGCCTGCCCCCGCCTACACCCTCTTCAACCTTCGCCTGTCGGCGGAGCAGCAGCAAGGGCCGTGGACCTTCGGTCAGTTGTTGCGGGTGGACAACCTCTTCGACCGCAAGCACATCGGCTCGGTCATCGTCGGCGACACCAATGGACGGTTCTACGAACCCGGCCTCGAACGCAGCCTCTACGCCGGCGTGAACGCCAGCTACCGCTTCTGA
- a CDS encoding sigma-54-dependent Fis family transcriptional regulator produces the protein MSQTPIRAEHTSAIEALRRQFFDNGQLPDAGLPASVLRSWQRCQRLGMENTERGRPSNTTRGDLMVARERNAALLNHAGGVMEHLYEQIRASGSMVLLADASGLILHGIGDPAFVDRASRVALQPGASWSECQRGTNAIGATLIERAPVEVFGAEHFLDCNGVLTCSAAPILDCRGELLGALDISGDHRQYQPHTLGLARMGVRLVERRMFESEYARHALFAFHPRPEGVGGLQEGLLAVDADGEIVAADRQARALLGIEAGRSLGLGSFGNLFRNGFGTVISRAGRDPGALMALELRSGATVYARVRVSLAWHVGLQAAQAGGGARALRAPDPSRSARSRVTLETLATGDAGLQLALDRCAKVVGRNIPILIQGESGSGKELLARACHNSGPRADGPFVAVNCAAIPENLIESELFGYVGGAFTGARKEGAIGRIQQAHGGTLFLDEIGDMPLAMQARLLRVLQERCVQPVGAAEPVAVDIALLCATHRMLSERVKAGQFREDLYYRVNGLTAQLPPLRERSDLREIVRRLLDGSRHHPEPARVDVAPETMAILEAYAWPGNIRQLQNVLEVALALLDEDEDCILPAHLPEDVVHGAGDAPVERPASRAPVAAPTAALARGRRPKDIDDATIRAALERFDGNLSAAARHLGVARNTLYRRMGCDF, from the coding sequence ATGAGCCAGACCCCGATCCGGGCCGAGCACACGTCGGCGATCGAAGCGCTGCGGCGGCAGTTCTTCGACAACGGGCAGTTGCCCGATGCGGGCCTGCCCGCGTCGGTATTGCGCTCCTGGCAACGCTGCCAGCGCCTGGGGATGGAGAACACCGAGCGTGGCCGGCCTTCCAACACCACGCGCGGCGACCTGATGGTGGCGCGCGAGCGCAACGCAGCGCTGCTCAATCACGCCGGCGGCGTCATGGAGCATCTCTACGAGCAGATCCGCGCCTCGGGCAGCATGGTCCTGCTCGCCGACGCCAGCGGCCTGATCCTGCACGGCATCGGCGACCCGGCCTTCGTCGACCGCGCCAGCCGCGTCGCCCTGCAGCCGGGCGCGAGCTGGAGCGAATGCCAGCGCGGCACCAACGCCATCGGCGCCACGCTGATCGAGCGCGCGCCGGTCGAGGTCTTCGGCGCGGAGCATTTCCTCGACTGCAACGGCGTGCTCACCTGCAGCGCCGCGCCCATCCTCGACTGTCGCGGCGAGTTGCTCGGCGCGCTCGACATCTCCGGCGACCACCGCCAGTACCAGCCGCACACGCTCGGGCTGGCGCGCATGGGCGTGCGCCTGGTCGAGCGCCGCATGTTCGAGAGCGAATACGCGCGCCACGCGCTGTTCGCCTTCCATCCGCGCCCCGAAGGCGTGGGCGGGCTGCAGGAAGGCCTGCTCGCGGTCGATGCCGATGGCGAGATCGTCGCCGCCGACCGCCAGGCGCGCGCGCTGCTCGGCATCGAGGCCGGGCGCAGCCTGGGGCTGGGCAGCTTCGGCAACCTGTTCCGCAACGGCTTCGGCACCGTGATCAGCCGCGCCGGGCGCGATCCGGGGGCGCTGATGGCACTGGAGCTGCGCTCCGGCGCGACCGTGTATGCGCGCGTGCGGGTCAGCCTGGCCTGGCACGTCGGCCTGCAGGCGGCGCAGGCGGGCGGAGGCGCGCGCGCGCTGCGTGCGCCCGACCCGTCGCGTTCGGCACGCAGCCGGGTCACGCTGGAGACGCTCGCCACCGGCGACGCGGGCCTGCAGCTCGCGCTCGACCGCTGCGCCAAGGTGGTCGGCCGCAACATCCCGATCCTGATCCAGGGCGAGTCCGGCTCCGGCAAGGAACTGCTCGCGCGCGCCTGCCACAACAGCGGGCCACGCGCCGATGGCCCCTTCGTCGCGGTGAATTGCGCGGCCATTCCCGAGAACCTGATCGAATCCGAACTCTTCGGCTACGTCGGCGGCGCCTTCACCGGCGCGCGCAAGGAAGGCGCCATCGGCCGCATCCAGCAGGCCCACGGCGGAACGCTGTTCCTCGACGAGATCGGCGACATGCCGCTGGCGATGCAGGCGCGCCTGCTGCGCGTGCTGCAGGAGCGCTGCGTGCAGCCGGTGGGCGCCGCCGAGCCGGTCGCGGTCGACATCGCGCTGCTGTGCGCCACCCACCGCATGCTCAGCGAGCGCGTCAAGGCTGGCCAGTTCCGCGAGGATCTGTACTACCGCGTCAATGGCCTCACCGCGCAGCTGCCGCCGCTGCGCGAGCGCAGCGATCTGCGCGAGATCGTCCGCCGCCTGCTCGACGGCAGCCGCCACCACCCCGAGCCCGCCCGCGTCGACGTCGCGCCCGAGACGATGGCGATCCTCGAGGCCTACGCCTGGCCGGGCAACATCCGCCAGCTGCAGAACGTGCTCGAGGTGGCGCTCGCGCTGCTCGACGAGGACGAGGACTGCATCCTGCCGGCGCACTTGCCGGAAGACGTGGTGCACGGTGCCGGCGACGCGCCGGTCGAGCGCCCGGCGTCCCGCGCGCCGGTCGCGGCGCCGACCGCTGCGCTCGCCCGCGGCCGGCGGCCCAAGGACATCGACGACGCGACCATCCGTGCCGCGCTGGAACGCTTCGACGGCAACCTCTCCGCCGCCGCCCGCCACCTCGGGGTGGCGCGCAATACGTTGTATCGGCGGATGGGGTGCGATTTCTGA
- a CDS encoding DUF779 domain-containing protein gives MIERVIATAAALALIEQLKAEYGPALMFHQSGGCCDNSAANCYLPTDLTIGPHDVHLGDIGGVPFYISASQYEYWKHTQLIIDVVDGHGGTFSLEGNTGKAFHTRSRLFTDAEFADLQAEDTRLGR, from the coding sequence ATGATCGAACGCGTGATCGCCACGGCGGCCGCCCTGGCCCTGATCGAACAGCTCAAGGCCGAGTACGGTCCGGCGCTGATGTTCCACCAGTCCGGTGGCTGCTGCGACAACAGCGCCGCCAACTGCTACCTGCCCACCGACCTGACCATCGGCCCCCACGACGTGCACCTCGGTGACATCGGCGGCGTGCCCTTCTACATCAGCGCCTCGCAGTACGAGTACTGGAAGCACACGCAGCTGATCATCGACGTCGTCGACGGCCACGGCGGCACCTTCTCGCTCGAGGGCAACACCGGCAAGGCCTTCCACACCCGCTCGCGGCTGTTCACCGACGCGGAGTTCGCCGACCTGCAGGCCGAGGACACGCGGCTGGGGCGATAG